From Stenotrophomonas sp. SAU14A_NAIMI4_8:
GATTCGACAGTCATGGCGTGCCCTCTTAGAAGAACATGCCCAGGGCGACCTGGGGGCTGATGATGCGGCCGCTGTTGCGCCCGGCCACGGTCATTTCCACGCCGGCGATCAACCCCAGCGAGGGGCTGAAGTGGTATTCCACCGCCGGCGCCAGGGTGAGGTTGCGGCTGGCCGGGCGACGCTCGTCGATGCGCCGCACCTGACCATCGGCGCCGGGTGCAAAGCCGGTCAGGCGCTGGCCCGATTCGCGGCTGGCCGCAAACTCCATGACCCCGACCCAGCGCGAATTGAAGCTGTACTCGGCACCGACCGACAGGCCCAGCACCGAGCCGCGCGCGATGTGGCCCTGGAAGCCACGTTCAGTGCCATACACGCTGGCGCCGGAAATGGCCGTGCGCGACGGTGCAGGTCCCGCACTGAACTGCGCACGCCAGCGCAGCGGCCTGTCGTTGCCCATCCATTCCACCTTCTGCATGCCCAGCGCCAGCGTGGTGCGCTGCACGCCATCGCCCTGCGCATCCAGTGCATTGCCGGTGATGCGGTCGTGGCTGCCGGTGCTGAAGCGCTGCACCAGCGCCAGCGAAACGGCCGGGGTGGTGCCATCGGCACTGGGGGCCTGCAGCAGGTACTGCAGGCGCGCGGTGGTATCGCCGGCACGGAAGCCGCTGCTGTGGGTGCTGCCCGATTCGGCGCGCGAGGCGCTCAGGTTGACCTGGCCGGTGACCCGTTCGCTGAAGCCGTAGGCAATGGGCACCACCACCGCCCAGGCGCCGCTGCGTTCATCGCTGCGGTGGCGATCGCCGCTGTCATCGAAGTACGCGGTGCTGTCCACGCGCACCAGATAGGGTTCGATGTACCAGTGCCCGGCCGCCATGCCGGCGGGATTGGGGGTGATCAGCGGGCCGGTGAAGTTGACGCCTTCCAGGCTGTGTTGCTGGGCCAGCGCACTGGCACTGTGCAGCGTGCAGGCCAGCAGCAGGGCAACGGCAAGGGTAGAACGCGGGTGATGCATGACAGCCACTCCTGGACAACGTGGGATGGACTTCCACCCTGCGTCGCCAGGAACAGCGGACCAATAAGGAAACTTTCAAAACGTCATGCGTGCTTGACGCATTGGCGTGTGGGGCAAGTCTGCGGTCTTGGGTCAGAGCCCTTGCCTGTGGCAAGGGATCCGACCCGGATGCGCGGGGTCGGATCCCGCATCGCAGGCGCGGGCTCCGCCCCCATCAGCGGTCAACCGCGACGGCTGGCCCACTGCGCCAGCAGCACTGCCGTGGCAGATGCGACATTCAGGCTTTCCACTGCGCCGCTGCCCGGAATCGACACCTGCTGGTCGCACAGACCGGCCAGCTCGCGGTCCATGCCCTCGCCTTCGGCGCCCATCACGTACACCAGGCGCGACGGCAGGCTCGCATGGAACACGTCTTCGCCGCCGTCCACCAGGGTGGCGGCCAGGCCGAAACCGGCCGCACGCAGCTGCGCCATGGCCTGCGCATCGTCGGGCAACTGCACCAGCGGCACGGCTTCGGCACCGCCTTCGGCCACGCGCGCGGCGGCGCCGGACAGGGCCAGCGTGCTGCCGGCCGGCAGCAGCAGCGCCTTCACCCCGAAGTGCGCGGCCGAACGCAGGATCGCGCCCAGGTTGTGCGGGTTGCCCACGCCATCCAGCCACAGCGCCAGCGCCGGGCCATCACCCACCTGCTGCAGCCACTGCGCCAGTTCCAGCGCGGGTGCGCGCAGCACGTCGGCCACCACGCCTTCGTGGTGGGTGGTGCCGGCCAGCTTGTTCAGATCGCCGTCTTCCACCACGCGGTAGCCCACGCGGTTGGCCACGCACCACTTCAACAGCGGCTGCAGGCGCGGAATGCGCGCCTCCAGCAGGTACAGCTTGCGCAGTGCCTGCGGGCGGGCTTCGAACGCCGCCAGCACGGCATTCAGGCCGTACAGGCGCAGTTCGTCATTGCCACGCCCACCGGCGCCTGCACCACCGCCACTGCCCTGCCCTTCCGGGCGCGGCAACGGTGTGGCACGCGGCGGACGGGCGGACGGGCGGCGGTTGTTCCAGGGGTTGTTCACTTACACGGTCTCCTGCTTGCGCTGGCGCCAGAAATCGGCGTTCTTGATCCCCAGTGCATCGGGGTCGAACGTCGGGTCCAGGCCCAGCTTCTTCTGTCGTTCGTAGTCACGCAGGGCCAGCATGGCCGGCTTCTGCACGATGAGGATGGCGATGATATTCAGCCAGGCCATCAGGCCCACGCCGATGTCACCCAGCGCCCAGGCCAGGGTGGCGTTGTGGAAGGCGCCGAACACCACCATGCCGATGATGCCCAGGCGCAGCAGCAGCACGGTGAGCGGGCGCTTCTTGTTGTGGTTGACGTAGGTCAGGTTGGTTTCGGCCATGTAGTAATAGGCCATGATGGTGGTGAAGGCGAAGAAGAAGATGGCGATGGACACGAAGGCCGAACCCCAGCCCGGCAGCACCGCTTCCACGCCCGCCTGCGCATAGCCGGCGCCTTCGGGAATGCCGGCCAGACCCTGGAAGATCGGCGCGGCGCCTTCCACCGGCGAATAGACGTTGTAGGTGCCGCTGGCCAGGATCAGGAAGGCGGTGGCGGTGCACACCATCATGGTGTCGAAGTAGATGGCGAAGGCCTGCACGTAGCCCTGCTTGGCCGGGTGCGAGACTTCCGAGGCTGCTGCGGCGTGCGGGCCCGAACCCTGGCCGGCTTCGTTGGCGTAGATGCCGCGCTTGATGCCCCATTCGATGGCCAGGCCCATCATGGCGCCGAACGCCGCATGGGTACCGAAGGCGCTGTCGAAGATGATGCCGAACATTTCCGGCACGCGGTCGGCGTTGATGATCATGATGACGATGGCCATCAGGATGAAGCCGGCGGCCATGAACGGCACCACCACTTCGGCGAAGTTGGCGATGCGCTTGACGCCACCGAAGATGACCACGCCCAGCAGCAGGGCCACCACGATGCCGATGCCCAGCTTCAGCGCCTGCACCTGGTCCATGCCGAAGGCCTGGCCATCCAGCGGACCGCACAGCGCGGTGCCGCGGCAGGCGTTGATGACGCTGTCAGCGATGGCATTGGCCTGCACGCCCGGCATCAGGAAGCCGGCCGCGATGATCGTGGCACCGGCGAAGGCCAGGGCGTACCACTTCAGGCCCATCGCCTTTTCGATGTAATAGGCCGGGCCACCGCGGTAGCGGCCTTCGGCATCCTTGGTCTTGTAGATCTGCGCCAGGGTGCATTCCACGTACGAGGTGGACGCGCCGAGGAAGCCCATCACCCACATCCAGAAGATCGCACCGGGGCCGCCGAAGGCGATGGCGGTGGCCACGCCGGCGATGTTGCCGATGCCCATGCGGCCGGCCATGGACATGGCCAAGGCCTGGAAGGACGACACGCCGGCGTCGGATTTCTCACCCTTCACGGTCAGGCGGCACATCTCGAAGAAGCCGCGCAGCTGCATGAAGCGCGTGCGCAGGCTGAAGAACAGGCCGGCGCCCAGGCACACCACGATCAGTGCCTTGCTCCAGATGATGCTGTTGATGAAATGTACGGTTGCTTCCACGCGCGCTCTCTCCAGTCGGCGGGTTGGGGGACGTCCCGTCGGCTGGAAGGGACAGCACCGATTCTCCCTGATCGCGGACCGGGGCGATAGCGGCAGAAGCAGGGGGTCGGATCCCTTGCGCAGGGCGCGAGGGCTCTGACCCCGGTTCGCGGCCGTGGAATGGGGTCAGAGCCCTTTTCTGGCGAAAAGGGATCTGACCCCTGGCCGTTCAGGGCAGCTGGGTGCGCACCCGGGCGAAGCGGCGCAGGTCGTGCAGCTGGCCGCGCTTGTACACCGCGCAACGGGCCGTGCCCTCTTCGCTGAAGCCGTTGGCCAGCAGCACGCGGGCCGAGCCTTCGTTGAAATCGAGGACCTCGGCCTGCAGCCTGAACAGGCGCAGCTCGTCCATCACCCAGGGCACGAACAGGGCCACCACGCGGGTCATCACGCCCTGCCCCCAATGCGCCCTTCCCAGCCAATACCCCAACTCGGCACTGTGCCCGCGTTCTGCGCTGCCCGGCTGGGCGCCCACGCTGCCGCAGGCCTGGCCGTCGATTTCAATGGCCAGGTTCAGCGTGCTGGCCGCCAGCACGCGGCCGGCCAGGAAGGCCAGGCCGTCGTCGCGGGTGTAGGGGTACGGGAAGCGATCGCGCAGGCCACGCGAAACCTCGGGGTCGTTGGCGTGCTGCAGCAGCGATTCCAGGTCGTTGGGGTGCCAGGGACGCAGTCGGAAGCCTGGGCCTTCGAGGTGCGGGGTCAGCGCCCTTTCCCGTTGGGAAAGGGATCCGACCCCGTCCGGCACCCCGCCGCTGTGCCGGTCAGGCATGGCCGCCGACCGAGGGCGATTCGGCTTCCTGCTTTTCCAGTTCGCGCTTCACCGCTTCGGGCGAACGGGTGTACGGGGCCAGGCGCGCGTAGAACGCCGGTACCACGAACAGCGACAGGAAGGTGGACAGGGTGACGCCGAAGATGATCACGATGCCGATGGTGCCACGGCTGGCCGAGCCGGGGCCACCGGCCACCACCAGTGGAACGGCGCCGACCACGGTGGCGATCGAGGTCATCAGGATCGGGCGCAGGCGCACCATGGCCGATTCAATGATCGCCTGCCGCACGGTGCGCCCGTCATCGCGCAGCTGGTTGGCGAATTCCACGATCAGGATGCCGTTCTTCGCCGCCAGGCCGACCAGCATGACGATGCCGATCTGACTGAACAGGTTCACCGTGCCGCCGCTCACCCACAGGCCGACCAGCGCGCCGAGCACGCCCAGCGGCACGGTCAGCATGATGGTGAGCGGATGGATGAAACTTTCAAACTGCGCGGCCAGCACCAGGTACACCACCAGCAGGGCCATGGCGAAGGTGAGCAGCACCGCGCCACCGGCGCTCTGGTACTCGCGCGATTCGCCCTTCCAGTTGATCTGCGCGTACTGCGGCAGTTCTTCGCGGCTGACCTGCTGCGCCCAGGCGATGGCTTCACCCAGCGGATAGCCCGGCGCCAGGCCGGCGCTGATGGTGATCGAGCGCAGGCGGTTGAAGCGGTTCAGCGTGCCCGCTTCGGCCACTTCGCTCAGCGTGACCAGGTTGGACAGCGGCACCAGTTCGCCGGAGTTGGCGCGCACGCGGATCGCGGCCAGATCTGCCGGGCTGGCGCGGCCATCGCGGCCGGCCTGCACCAGCACGTCGTACTCTTCGCCGTTGTCGACGAAGGTGGTGACGCGGCGCGAACCCATCATGGTTTCCAGCGCCGAACCAATGGCAGTGACCGGCACACCCAGGTCGGCCGCACGCTGGCGGTCGATGTTCACCCGCATCTGCGGGCGGGTTTCCTTGTAGTCCGAATCGGGGCCGACCAGGCCGGGATTGTCGGCCATGC
This genomic window contains:
- a CDS encoding GNAT family protein, with protein sequence MPDRHSGGVPDGVGSLSQRERALTPHLEGPGFRLRPWHPNDLESLLQHANDPEVSRGLRDRFPYPYTRDDGLAFLAGRVLAASTLNLAIEIDGQACGSVGAQPGSAERGHSAELGYWLGRAHWGQGVMTRVVALFVPWVMDELRLFRLQAEVLDFNEGSARVLLANGFSEEGTARCAVYKRGQLHDLRRFARVRTQLP
- a CDS encoding alanine/glycine:cation symporter family protein; this translates as MEATVHFINSIIWSKALIVVCLGAGLFFSLRTRFMQLRGFFEMCRLTVKGEKSDAGVSSFQALAMSMAGRMGIGNIAGVATAIAFGGPGAIFWMWVMGFLGASTSYVECTLAQIYKTKDAEGRYRGGPAYYIEKAMGLKWYALAFAGATIIAAGFLMPGVQANAIADSVINACRGTALCGPLDGQAFGMDQVQALKLGIGIVVALLLGVVIFGGVKRIANFAEVVVPFMAAGFILMAIVIMIINADRVPEMFGIIFDSAFGTHAAFGAMMGLAIEWGIKRGIYANEAGQGSGPHAAAASEVSHPAKQGYVQAFAIYFDTMMVCTATAFLILASGTYNVYSPVEGAAPIFQGLAGIPEGAGYAQAGVEAVLPGWGSAFVSIAIFFFAFTTIMAYYYMAETNLTYVNHNKKRPLTVLLLRLGIIGMVVFGAFHNATLAWALGDIGVGLMAWLNIIAILIVQKPAMLALRDYERQKKLGLDPTFDPDALGIKNADFWRQRKQETV
- a CDS encoding TrmH family RNA methyltransferase produces the protein MNNPWNNRRPSARPPRATPLPRPEGQGSGGGAGAGGRGNDELRLYGLNAVLAAFEARPQALRKLYLLEARIPRLQPLLKWCVANRVGYRVVEDGDLNKLAGTTHHEGVVADVLRAPALELAQWLQQVGDGPALALWLDGVGNPHNLGAILRSAAHFGVKALLLPAGSTLALSGAAARVAEGGAEAVPLVQLPDDAQAMAQLRAAGFGLAATLVDGGEDVFHASLPSRLVYVMGAEGEGMDRELAGLCDQQVSIPGSGAVESLNVASATAVLLAQWASRRG